From Ficedula albicollis isolate OC2 chromosome 20, FicAlb1.5, whole genome shotgun sequence, one genomic window encodes:
- the CPNE1 gene encoding copine-1 isoform X4 has product MAACVSRVELSVSCRSLLARDLGSRSDPLCVLLQDAGGGRWAELDRTEKIKNCQDPEFCKKLIVDYYFEKVQKLKFGVYDIDNESFDLNDDDYLGGIECTLGQVVSSSVFTKPLELKQGKPAGKGTITISAEEIKDTRVVHLEIEAQNLDKKVIKNNLNPCWRKFSVPLQTFCGGDFNKPIKVHCADHDRDGSHDLIGAAETSLAQMQPAAAGSLVEYECIHPEKKQKKKNYKNSGIIRIKSCKIETEYSFLDYVMGGCQINFTVGVDFTASNGDPKSPDSLHYISPDGINEYLIAIWSVGSVVQDYDTDKLFPAFGFGAQVPPSWQVSHEFALNFNPSNPYCQGIQGIVDAYRQTLPQIRLYGPTNFSPIINHVARFAAHSLQQGAAAQYFILLIITDGEITDLDQTRQAIVNASKLPMSIIIVGVGEADFQAMEFLDGDSGVLKSVTGEPAARDIVQFVPFRQFKNAPQEALSQMVLAEVPKQLVSFYKWQGWPPLKLPEVKALQIQASPGYL; this is encoded by the exons ATGGCCGCCTGCGTGTCCCGGGTGGAGCTGTCCGTGTCCTGCCGGAGCCTCCTCGCCAGGGACCTGGGCTCGCGGTCGGACCCCCTGTGCGTCCTGCTGCAGGACGCGGGCGGGGGCCGCTGGGCTGAG CTAGATCGCACAGAAAAGATCAAGAACTGCCAAGACCCTGAATTCTGCAAGAAACTGATTGTGGACTACTACTTTGAGAAAGTGCAGAAGCTGAAATTTGGCGTGTACGACATTGATAACGAGTCCTTTGATTTAAATGATGATGACTACCTGGGAGGGATTGAGTGCACGCTGGGACAG GTTGTGTCCAGCTCAGTGTTCACCAAACCACTGGAATTGAAGCAGGGAAAGCCAGCAGGAAAGGGCACCATTACG ATTTCAGCAGAGGAGATTAAGGATACCAGAGTTGTGCACTTGGAAATTGAAGCCCAAAACTTGGACAAAAAG gtcaTCAAGAACAACTTAAATCCATGCTGGAGGAAGTTTAGTGTTCCCTTGCAAACTTTCTGTGGTGGAGATTTTAATAAACCTATCAAG gTGCACTGTGCAGACCACGACCGGGACGGCTCGCACGACCTGATCGGCGCTGCGGAGACCAGCCTGGCGCAGatgcagccagctgctgctggctctctg GTGGAATATGAATGCATTCATcctgagaaaaaacaaaagaaaaagaactacAAAAATTCTGGCATTATTAGGATAAAATCCTGCAAG ATTGAGACAGAATATTCATTTCTGGACTATGTGATGGGAGGATGCCAGATTAACTTTACG GTGGGTGTAGACTTCACTGCCTCCAATGGAGATCCCAAGTCACCAGATTCTCTTCACTACATCAGCCCAGATGGGATAAATGAGTACCTGATTGCCATCTGGAGTGTGGGAAGTGTAGTCCAGGATTATGACAC GGACAAGCTGTTTCCTGCATTTGGTTTTGGAGCTCAGGTTCCTCCTAGCTGGCAG GTATCTCATGAATTTGCTCTGAACTTCAATCCCAGCAACCCTTATTGCCAAG GGATTCAAGGAATAGTGGATGCCTACCGCCAGACTCTGCCTCAGATCCGACTCTACGGGCCAACCAACTTCTCTCCCATTATAAACCACGTGGCGAGGTTCGCAGCACACTCGCTGcaacaaggagctgctgca CAATACTTTATTTTGCTGATCATCACAGATGGAGAGATCACTGATCTAGACCAAACTAGGCAAGCGATTGTCAATGCCTCTAAGCTGCCCATGTCCATCATCATCGTTGGTGTTGGTGAAGCTGATTTTCAAGCAATGGAATTCCTTGATGGAGACAGCGGTGTTCTGAAGTCTGTGACAGGAGAGCCAGCTGCACGGGACATCGTCCAGTTTGTGCCTTTCCGACAGTTCAAAAAT GCTCCCCAGGAAGCACTTTCCCAGATGGTTCTGGCTGAAGTGCCCAAGCAGCTGGTGTCATTCTATAAATGGCAGGGGTGGCCCCCCCTGAAACTGCCAGAAGTCAAGGCCCTGCAGATCCAGGCTAGCCCTGGCTACCTGTAG
- the CPNE1 gene encoding copine-1 isoform X1 encodes MAACVSRVELSVSCRSLLARDLGSRSDPLCVLLQDAGGGRWAELDRTEKIKNCQDPEFCKKLIVDYYFEKVQKLKFGVYDIDNESFDLNDDDYLGGIECTLGQVVSSSVFTKPLELKQGKPAGKGTITVDKISAEEIKDTRVVHLEIEAQNLDKKDLFGTSDPFLEFYRQSDAGTWQLVYRSEVIKNNLNPCWRKFSVPLQTFCGGDFNKPIKVHCADHDRDGSHDLIGAAETSLAQMQPAAAGSLVEYECIHPEKKQKKKNYKNSGIIRIKSCKIETEYSFLDYVMGGCQINFTVGVDFTASNGDPKSPDSLHYISPDGINEYLIAIWSVGSVVQDYDTDKLFPAFGFGAQVPPSWQVSHEFALNFNPSNPYCQGIQGIVDAYRQTLPQIRLYGPTNFSPIINHVARFAAHSLQQGAAAQYFILLIITDGEITDLDQTRQAIVNASKLPMSIIIVGVGEADFQAMEFLDGDSGVLKSVTGEPAARDIVQFVPFRQFKNAPQEALSQMVLAEVPKQLVSFYKWQGWPPLKLPEVKALQIQASPGYL; translated from the exons ATGGCCGCCTGCGTGTCCCGGGTGGAGCTGTCCGTGTCCTGCCGGAGCCTCCTCGCCAGGGACCTGGGCTCGCGGTCGGACCCCCTGTGCGTCCTGCTGCAGGACGCGGGCGGGGGCCGCTGGGCTGAG CTAGATCGCACAGAAAAGATCAAGAACTGCCAAGACCCTGAATTCTGCAAGAAACTGATTGTGGACTACTACTTTGAGAAAGTGCAGAAGCTGAAATTTGGCGTGTACGACATTGATAACGAGTCCTTTGATTTAAATGATGATGACTACCTGGGAGGGATTGAGTGCACGCTGGGACAG GTTGTGTCCAGCTCAGTGTTCACCAAACCACTGGAATTGAAGCAGGGAAAGCCAGCAGGAAAGGGCACCATTACGGTAGATAag ATTTCAGCAGAGGAGATTAAGGATACCAGAGTTGTGCACTTGGAAATTGAAGCCCAAAACTTGGACAAAAAG GATCTATTTGGTACATCAGATCCATTTCTGGAGTTTTACAGGCAGAGCGATGCTGGAACATGGCAGCTCGTGTACAGATCAGAG gtcaTCAAGAACAACTTAAATCCATGCTGGAGGAAGTTTAGTGTTCCCTTGCAAACTTTCTGTGGTGGAGATTTTAATAAACCTATCAAG gTGCACTGTGCAGACCACGACCGGGACGGCTCGCACGACCTGATCGGCGCTGCGGAGACCAGCCTGGCGCAGatgcagccagctgctgctggctctctg GTGGAATATGAATGCATTCATcctgagaaaaaacaaaagaaaaagaactacAAAAATTCTGGCATTATTAGGATAAAATCCTGCAAG ATTGAGACAGAATATTCATTTCTGGACTATGTGATGGGAGGATGCCAGATTAACTTTACG GTGGGTGTAGACTTCACTGCCTCCAATGGAGATCCCAAGTCACCAGATTCTCTTCACTACATCAGCCCAGATGGGATAAATGAGTACCTGATTGCCATCTGGAGTGTGGGAAGTGTAGTCCAGGATTATGACAC GGACAAGCTGTTTCCTGCATTTGGTTTTGGAGCTCAGGTTCCTCCTAGCTGGCAG GTATCTCATGAATTTGCTCTGAACTTCAATCCCAGCAACCCTTATTGCCAAG GGATTCAAGGAATAGTGGATGCCTACCGCCAGACTCTGCCTCAGATCCGACTCTACGGGCCAACCAACTTCTCTCCCATTATAAACCACGTGGCGAGGTTCGCAGCACACTCGCTGcaacaaggagctgctgca CAATACTTTATTTTGCTGATCATCACAGATGGAGAGATCACTGATCTAGACCAAACTAGGCAAGCGATTGTCAATGCCTCTAAGCTGCCCATGTCCATCATCATCGTTGGTGTTGGTGAAGCTGATTTTCAAGCAATGGAATTCCTTGATGGAGACAGCGGTGTTCTGAAGTCTGTGACAGGAGAGCCAGCTGCACGGGACATCGTCCAGTTTGTGCCTTTCCGACAGTTCAAAAAT GCTCCCCAGGAAGCACTTTCCCAGATGGTTCTGGCTGAAGTGCCCAAGCAGCTGGTGTCATTCTATAAATGGCAGGGGTGGCCCCCCCTGAAACTGCCAGAAGTCAAGGCCCTGCAGATCCAGGCTAGCCCTGGCTACCTGTAG
- the CPNE1 gene encoding copine-1 isoform X2: protein MAACVSRVELSVSCRSLLARDLGSRSDPLCVLLQDAGGGRWAELDRTEKIKNCQDPEFCKKLIVDYYFEKVQKLKFGVYDIDNESFDLNDDDYLGGIECTLGQVVSSSVFTKPLELKQGKPAGKGTITISAEEIKDTRVVHLEIEAQNLDKKDLFGTSDPFLEFYRQSDAGTWQLVYRSEVIKNNLNPCWRKFSVPLQTFCGGDFNKPIKVHCADHDRDGSHDLIGAAETSLAQMQPAAAGSLVEYECIHPEKKQKKKNYKNSGIIRIKSCKIETEYSFLDYVMGGCQINFTVGVDFTASNGDPKSPDSLHYISPDGINEYLIAIWSVGSVVQDYDTDKLFPAFGFGAQVPPSWQVSHEFALNFNPSNPYCQGIQGIVDAYRQTLPQIRLYGPTNFSPIINHVARFAAHSLQQGAAAQYFILLIITDGEITDLDQTRQAIVNASKLPMSIIIVGVGEADFQAMEFLDGDSGVLKSVTGEPAARDIVQFVPFRQFKNAPQEALSQMVLAEVPKQLVSFYKWQGWPPLKLPEVKALQIQASPGYL, encoded by the exons ATGGCCGCCTGCGTGTCCCGGGTGGAGCTGTCCGTGTCCTGCCGGAGCCTCCTCGCCAGGGACCTGGGCTCGCGGTCGGACCCCCTGTGCGTCCTGCTGCAGGACGCGGGCGGGGGCCGCTGGGCTGAG CTAGATCGCACAGAAAAGATCAAGAACTGCCAAGACCCTGAATTCTGCAAGAAACTGATTGTGGACTACTACTTTGAGAAAGTGCAGAAGCTGAAATTTGGCGTGTACGACATTGATAACGAGTCCTTTGATTTAAATGATGATGACTACCTGGGAGGGATTGAGTGCACGCTGGGACAG GTTGTGTCCAGCTCAGTGTTCACCAAACCACTGGAATTGAAGCAGGGAAAGCCAGCAGGAAAGGGCACCATTACG ATTTCAGCAGAGGAGATTAAGGATACCAGAGTTGTGCACTTGGAAATTGAAGCCCAAAACTTGGACAAAAAG GATCTATTTGGTACATCAGATCCATTTCTGGAGTTTTACAGGCAGAGCGATGCTGGAACATGGCAGCTCGTGTACAGATCAGAG gtcaTCAAGAACAACTTAAATCCATGCTGGAGGAAGTTTAGTGTTCCCTTGCAAACTTTCTGTGGTGGAGATTTTAATAAACCTATCAAG gTGCACTGTGCAGACCACGACCGGGACGGCTCGCACGACCTGATCGGCGCTGCGGAGACCAGCCTGGCGCAGatgcagccagctgctgctggctctctg GTGGAATATGAATGCATTCATcctgagaaaaaacaaaagaaaaagaactacAAAAATTCTGGCATTATTAGGATAAAATCCTGCAAG ATTGAGACAGAATATTCATTTCTGGACTATGTGATGGGAGGATGCCAGATTAACTTTACG GTGGGTGTAGACTTCACTGCCTCCAATGGAGATCCCAAGTCACCAGATTCTCTTCACTACATCAGCCCAGATGGGATAAATGAGTACCTGATTGCCATCTGGAGTGTGGGAAGTGTAGTCCAGGATTATGACAC GGACAAGCTGTTTCCTGCATTTGGTTTTGGAGCTCAGGTTCCTCCTAGCTGGCAG GTATCTCATGAATTTGCTCTGAACTTCAATCCCAGCAACCCTTATTGCCAAG GGATTCAAGGAATAGTGGATGCCTACCGCCAGACTCTGCCTCAGATCCGACTCTACGGGCCAACCAACTTCTCTCCCATTATAAACCACGTGGCGAGGTTCGCAGCACACTCGCTGcaacaaggagctgctgca CAATACTTTATTTTGCTGATCATCACAGATGGAGAGATCACTGATCTAGACCAAACTAGGCAAGCGATTGTCAATGCCTCTAAGCTGCCCATGTCCATCATCATCGTTGGTGTTGGTGAAGCTGATTTTCAAGCAATGGAATTCCTTGATGGAGACAGCGGTGTTCTGAAGTCTGTGACAGGAGAGCCAGCTGCACGGGACATCGTCCAGTTTGTGCCTTTCCGACAGTTCAAAAAT GCTCCCCAGGAAGCACTTTCCCAGATGGTTCTGGCTGAAGTGCCCAAGCAGCTGGTGTCATTCTATAAATGGCAGGGGTGGCCCCCCCTGAAACTGCCAGAAGTCAAGGCCCTGCAGATCCAGGCTAGCCCTGGCTACCTGTAG
- the CPNE1 gene encoding copine-1 isoform X5 — protein MAACVSRVELSVSCRSLLARDLGSRSDPLCVLLQDAGGGRWAELDRTEKIKNCQDPEFCKKLIVDYYFEKVQKLKFGVYDIDNESFDLNDDDYLGGIECTLGQVVSSSVFTKPLELKQGKPAGKGTITVDKISAEEIKDTRVVHLEIEAQNLDKKDLFGTSDPFLEFYRQSDAGTWQLVYRSEVIKNNLNPCWRKFSVPLQTFCGGDFNKPIKVEYECIHPEKKQKKKNYKNSGIIRIKSCKIETEYSFLDYVMGGCQINFTVGVDFTASNGDPKSPDSLHYISPDGINEYLIAIWSVGSVVQDYDTDKLFPAFGFGAQVPPSWQVSHEFALNFNPSNPYCQGIQGIVDAYRQTLPQIRLYGPTNFSPIINHVARFAAHSLQQGAAAQYFILLIITDGEITDLDQTRQAIVNASKLPMSIIIVGVGEADFQAMEFLDGDSGVLKSVTGEPAARDIVQFVPFRQFKNAPQEALSQMVLAEVPKQLVSFYKWQGWPPLKLPEVKALQIQASPGYL, from the exons ATGGCCGCCTGCGTGTCCCGGGTGGAGCTGTCCGTGTCCTGCCGGAGCCTCCTCGCCAGGGACCTGGGCTCGCGGTCGGACCCCCTGTGCGTCCTGCTGCAGGACGCGGGCGGGGGCCGCTGGGCTGAG CTAGATCGCACAGAAAAGATCAAGAACTGCCAAGACCCTGAATTCTGCAAGAAACTGATTGTGGACTACTACTTTGAGAAAGTGCAGAAGCTGAAATTTGGCGTGTACGACATTGATAACGAGTCCTTTGATTTAAATGATGATGACTACCTGGGAGGGATTGAGTGCACGCTGGGACAG GTTGTGTCCAGCTCAGTGTTCACCAAACCACTGGAATTGAAGCAGGGAAAGCCAGCAGGAAAGGGCACCATTACGGTAGATAag ATTTCAGCAGAGGAGATTAAGGATACCAGAGTTGTGCACTTGGAAATTGAAGCCCAAAACTTGGACAAAAAG GATCTATTTGGTACATCAGATCCATTTCTGGAGTTTTACAGGCAGAGCGATGCTGGAACATGGCAGCTCGTGTACAGATCAGAG gtcaTCAAGAACAACTTAAATCCATGCTGGAGGAAGTTTAGTGTTCCCTTGCAAACTTTCTGTGGTGGAGATTTTAATAAACCTATCAAG GTGGAATATGAATGCATTCATcctgagaaaaaacaaaagaaaaagaactacAAAAATTCTGGCATTATTAGGATAAAATCCTGCAAG ATTGAGACAGAATATTCATTTCTGGACTATGTGATGGGAGGATGCCAGATTAACTTTACG GTGGGTGTAGACTTCACTGCCTCCAATGGAGATCCCAAGTCACCAGATTCTCTTCACTACATCAGCCCAGATGGGATAAATGAGTACCTGATTGCCATCTGGAGTGTGGGAAGTGTAGTCCAGGATTATGACAC GGACAAGCTGTTTCCTGCATTTGGTTTTGGAGCTCAGGTTCCTCCTAGCTGGCAG GTATCTCATGAATTTGCTCTGAACTTCAATCCCAGCAACCCTTATTGCCAAG GGATTCAAGGAATAGTGGATGCCTACCGCCAGACTCTGCCTCAGATCCGACTCTACGGGCCAACCAACTTCTCTCCCATTATAAACCACGTGGCGAGGTTCGCAGCACACTCGCTGcaacaaggagctgctgca CAATACTTTATTTTGCTGATCATCACAGATGGAGAGATCACTGATCTAGACCAAACTAGGCAAGCGATTGTCAATGCCTCTAAGCTGCCCATGTCCATCATCATCGTTGGTGTTGGTGAAGCTGATTTTCAAGCAATGGAATTCCTTGATGGAGACAGCGGTGTTCTGAAGTCTGTGACAGGAGAGCCAGCTGCACGGGACATCGTCCAGTTTGTGCCTTTCCGACAGTTCAAAAAT GCTCCCCAGGAAGCACTTTCCCAGATGGTTCTGGCTGAAGTGCCCAAGCAGCTGGTGTCATTCTATAAATGGCAGGGGTGGCCCCCCCTGAAACTGCCAGAAGTCAAGGCCCTGCAGATCCAGGCTAGCCCTGGCTACCTGTAG
- the CPNE1 gene encoding copine-1 isoform X3: MAACVSRVELSVSCRSLLARDLGSRSDPLCVLLQDAGGGRWAELDRTEKIKNCQDPEFCKKLIVDYYFEKVQKLKFGVYDIDNESFDLNDDDYLGGIECTLGQVVSSSVFTKPLELKQGKPAGKGTITVDKISAEEIKDTRVVHLEIEAQNLDKKVIKNNLNPCWRKFSVPLQTFCGGDFNKPIKVHCADHDRDGSHDLIGAAETSLAQMQPAAAGSLVEYECIHPEKKQKKKNYKNSGIIRIKSCKIETEYSFLDYVMGGCQINFTVGVDFTASNGDPKSPDSLHYISPDGINEYLIAIWSVGSVVQDYDTDKLFPAFGFGAQVPPSWQVSHEFALNFNPSNPYCQGIQGIVDAYRQTLPQIRLYGPTNFSPIINHVARFAAHSLQQGAAAQYFILLIITDGEITDLDQTRQAIVNASKLPMSIIIVGVGEADFQAMEFLDGDSGVLKSVTGEPAARDIVQFVPFRQFKNAPQEALSQMVLAEVPKQLVSFYKWQGWPPLKLPEVKALQIQASPGYL, from the exons ATGGCCGCCTGCGTGTCCCGGGTGGAGCTGTCCGTGTCCTGCCGGAGCCTCCTCGCCAGGGACCTGGGCTCGCGGTCGGACCCCCTGTGCGTCCTGCTGCAGGACGCGGGCGGGGGCCGCTGGGCTGAG CTAGATCGCACAGAAAAGATCAAGAACTGCCAAGACCCTGAATTCTGCAAGAAACTGATTGTGGACTACTACTTTGAGAAAGTGCAGAAGCTGAAATTTGGCGTGTACGACATTGATAACGAGTCCTTTGATTTAAATGATGATGACTACCTGGGAGGGATTGAGTGCACGCTGGGACAG GTTGTGTCCAGCTCAGTGTTCACCAAACCACTGGAATTGAAGCAGGGAAAGCCAGCAGGAAAGGGCACCATTACGGTAGATAag ATTTCAGCAGAGGAGATTAAGGATACCAGAGTTGTGCACTTGGAAATTGAAGCCCAAAACTTGGACAAAAAG gtcaTCAAGAACAACTTAAATCCATGCTGGAGGAAGTTTAGTGTTCCCTTGCAAACTTTCTGTGGTGGAGATTTTAATAAACCTATCAAG gTGCACTGTGCAGACCACGACCGGGACGGCTCGCACGACCTGATCGGCGCTGCGGAGACCAGCCTGGCGCAGatgcagccagctgctgctggctctctg GTGGAATATGAATGCATTCATcctgagaaaaaacaaaagaaaaagaactacAAAAATTCTGGCATTATTAGGATAAAATCCTGCAAG ATTGAGACAGAATATTCATTTCTGGACTATGTGATGGGAGGATGCCAGATTAACTTTACG GTGGGTGTAGACTTCACTGCCTCCAATGGAGATCCCAAGTCACCAGATTCTCTTCACTACATCAGCCCAGATGGGATAAATGAGTACCTGATTGCCATCTGGAGTGTGGGAAGTGTAGTCCAGGATTATGACAC GGACAAGCTGTTTCCTGCATTTGGTTTTGGAGCTCAGGTTCCTCCTAGCTGGCAG GTATCTCATGAATTTGCTCTGAACTTCAATCCCAGCAACCCTTATTGCCAAG GGATTCAAGGAATAGTGGATGCCTACCGCCAGACTCTGCCTCAGATCCGACTCTACGGGCCAACCAACTTCTCTCCCATTATAAACCACGTGGCGAGGTTCGCAGCACACTCGCTGcaacaaggagctgctgca CAATACTTTATTTTGCTGATCATCACAGATGGAGAGATCACTGATCTAGACCAAACTAGGCAAGCGATTGTCAATGCCTCTAAGCTGCCCATGTCCATCATCATCGTTGGTGTTGGTGAAGCTGATTTTCAAGCAATGGAATTCCTTGATGGAGACAGCGGTGTTCTGAAGTCTGTGACAGGAGAGCCAGCTGCACGGGACATCGTCCAGTTTGTGCCTTTCCGACAGTTCAAAAAT GCTCCCCAGGAAGCACTTTCCCAGATGGTTCTGGCTGAAGTGCCCAAGCAGCTGGTGTCATTCTATAAATGGCAGGGGTGGCCCCCCCTGAAACTGCCAGAAGTCAAGGCCCTGCAGATCCAGGCTAGCCCTGGCTACCTGTAG